The Thermococcus sp. genome window below encodes:
- the hisS gene encoding histidine--tRNA ligase, whose product MKVERVKGTRDFLPEEMAKRRWVFERIREVFERYNFTEVLTPTFEYTELFKLRSGEEVVKQLYAFLDKGGRDISLRPDMTSSVARLYVNSFQTAPKPIKWYYIANMFRYEEPQSGRYREFWQAGVELIGSDKVEADAEVIALFVESYLSTGLEDFTVNIGDRILLDEFAKMLGVEDDIGLMRLIDKKDKLSREEFVKALRDFGLDEEGVEKVLSLIEIKGNPDEVLPKAEELFKSEEARAEIGRLYELVDLLDSYGVSRWIRIDLGIARGFDYYTSVVFEAIAPNDIGIGSIGGGGRYDNLIEVFGGKPTPATGFAIGLERLIPILEWKGLIPEVKLRPDVYVIPIGNEREIKKTAVEVLSALRRAGIKADIELTGRKLRKALDYAGRLKVPYVVLIGRRDLEKGNVTIRDMESGEQIVVKKEEAVGELTKLLGV is encoded by the coding sequence ATGAAGGTAGAACGCGTTAAAGGGACGAGGGATTTTCTTCCCGAGGAGATGGCGAAGAGAAGGTGGGTCTTCGAGAGAATACGCGAGGTCTTTGAGCGCTACAACTTCACCGAGGTTCTCACCCCGACATTTGAATACACGGAGCTCTTCAAACTGAGGAGCGGTGAGGAGGTTGTCAAACAGCTCTACGCCTTCCTCGACAAAGGGGGAAGGGACATCTCTCTCAGACCGGACATGACGTCGAGCGTCGCCAGGCTCTACGTAAACTCATTCCAGACCGCTCCAAAGCCGATAAAGTGGTACTACATAGCCAACATGTTCCGCTATGAAGAACCCCAGAGCGGTCGCTACCGCGAGTTCTGGCAGGCCGGGGTGGAGCTCATCGGTAGCGATAAAGTTGAGGCCGATGCTGAGGTTATAGCGCTCTTCGTTGAGAGCTACCTCTCGACGGGTCTGGAGGACTTCACTGTGAACATTGGCGACAGGATTCTTCTCGACGAGTTCGCAAAGATGCTCGGCGTTGAGGACGACATAGGTTTGATGAGGCTCATAGACAAGAAGGACAAACTCTCCAGGGAGGAGTTTGTTAAAGCCCTGAGGGACTTCGGGCTGGACGAAGAGGGTGTAGAGAAAGTCCTCTCGCTGATTGAAATCAAGGGAAATCCAGATGAGGTCCTTCCAAAGGCCGAAGAGCTTTTTAAGAGTGAAGAGGCCAGGGCCGAGATTGGCAGGCTCTACGAGCTGGTTGATTTGCTTGACTCCTACGGTGTCTCAAGGTGGATTAGGATAGACCTCGGAATCGCCCGCGGTTTCGACTACTACACGAGCGTTGTCTTCGAGGCAATAGCGCCAAACGACATCGGAATCGGTTCGATTGGCGGTGGTGGACGTTACGACAACCTCATAGAGGTCTTTGGTGGAAAACCGACTCCCGCAACTGGCTTCGCCATCGGCCTTGAGAGGCTAATCCCAATCCTCGAGTGGAAGGGCCTTATTCCCGAGGTCAAGCTCAGGCCAGACGTTTACGTAATTCCCATCGGGAACGAGAGGGAAATCAAAAAGACTGCGGTTGAGGTACTCTCCGCTCTGAGGAGGGCGGGAATCAAGGCCGACATCGAGCTGACGGGGAGGAAGCTCAGGAAAGCCCTCGACTATGCGGGCAGGCTTAAAGTGCCCTACGTTGTCCTCATCGGCAGGAGGGACCTTGAGAAGGGCAACGTCACAATCAGGGACATGGAGAGCGGAGAGCAGATTGTTGTGAAGAAGGAGGAAGCAGTCGGCGAACTCACGAAACTGCTGGGAGTTTAG